A single Corynebacterium stationis DNA region contains:
- a CDS encoding alpha/beta hydrolase, giving the protein MKLHSAEMFRAAAMLRQHSVSLAQFREESEGYQREITHAGFSGNALEIALGNVQEASTSLNAPAHKMAAASTVLEVFATLQQRAEKLMLSTLGEDLMTNLNSLGDALDWACARSIDALCTPVATPPPKRLDEFGELSLDAIHELNMAQAPPEIQALAEANPDVYLLEVGEDTMVAIIDPNEVKTSPSSVTTFVEGVGSSDKSRWPTTIERSRSIAHATGGVTALWLGYGAPANLSRAVHAAPAEAAGGELARFQRSLSQRFPAAKKVVTGYSYGSVVSGYAAREGLEADELVLVGSPGVGVSHSSQLGFDGSVVAVTNDGDPISFTGGNYGGAHGVDPTAPTFGAQPFPTKPKGTHTSYWTDPVFLEGLRTIATR; this is encoded by the coding sequence ATGAAACTACATAGTGCTGAAATGTTTAGGGCTGCGGCAATGCTGCGCCAGCACTCCGTTTCGCTCGCGCAGTTCCGTGAGGAATCCGAGGGCTATCAACGCGAGATTACGCATGCTGGTTTTAGCGGTAATGCTTTGGAAATCGCGTTGGGAAACGTGCAGGAGGCATCGACAAGCTTAAATGCTCCCGCGCACAAAATGGCCGCTGCCTCTACTGTCTTGGAAGTATTTGCCACCTTGCAACAGCGTGCTGAAAAGCTGATGCTAAGCACCCTGGGCGAAGATTTAATGACTAACCTCAATTCACTCGGCGATGCCTTAGATTGGGCATGTGCGCGCAGCATCGATGCTTTGTGCACGCCAGTTGCTACCCCGCCGCCGAAGAGACTGGATGAGTTTGGCGAGCTTTCCCTCGATGCTATCCATGAGCTCAATATGGCCCAAGCTCCGCCAGAGATTCAAGCTTTAGCCGAGGCCAACCCGGATGTGTACTTACTCGAAGTCGGTGAAGACACCATGGTGGCGATCATAGACCCGAACGAGGTAAAAACCTCACCAAGCTCAGTGACGACTTTTGTCGAAGGCGTTGGCTCTTCTGATAAATCTCGGTGGCCAACCACAATCGAGCGTTCGCGTTCTATTGCACATGCCACCGGCGGCGTCACAGCGTTATGGTTGGGATACGGGGCACCAGCGAATCTTTCCCGTGCCGTCCATGCCGCGCCCGCCGAAGCTGCCGGCGGTGAGCTAGCGCGCTTTCAACGCAGCTTAAGCCAGCGCTTTCCCGCTGCCAAAAAGGTGGTTACCGGATACTCTTACGGGTCAGTGGTTTCTGGATACGCTGCACGCGAAGGCTTGGAGGCGGATGAATTAGTGCTCGTGGGCAGCCCCGGAGTCGGTGTTTCGCATTCGTCCCAACTGGGCTTTGACGGTTCAGTGGTAGCGGTAACCAATGATGGAGATCCTATATCTTTTACGGGTGGCAACTATGGTGGCGCCCATGGAGTAGACCCCACCGCACCAACATTTGGTGCGCAGCCCTTCCCCACCAAGCCGAAGGGAACTCATACGTCCTACTGGACTGACCCAGTGTTTTTAGAAGGGCTGCGCACCATAGCTACGCGCTAG